CCGTGATGTACTACCCTGCACCTCCTCCCTATAAACCACCCGATCCATTTGTGCCCTACGGGCTGGGCTGGATCGAGCTGCCGGGCGGTACGGTGCTTTATTCTCTGCTCACGGAAAACGATCCTAGAAAGCTTAAGGTCGGCATGGAAATGGAACTGGCCTTTGAAAAATTTGGGCAGGATAAAGACGGTAATGATGTGATGATCTGCAAGTTTAAACCGGCGGGGGCTAATTAAAGTGGTTATTTCTTTGCTGCCAAACAAACTTGAGCTTAAGGAGGCAATATGAGCAACGTGGTAATCGCCGGTGTGGGGATGCATCCTTTTGGCAGGTATCCTGATAAGGAGCCTGATGACATTGCTATCGAGGCTATCCTAAAGGCGCTGGAAGACGCCAACATAACATATCGAGATATCGAGTTCGTGCTGGCCGGGAAAGTCGCTTTTAAGAAAGCGGGCACCGGCATCGACCTGATGATGAAAGTCGGTATGACCGGTGTGCCGATATACCAGATTAACGCCATGTGCGCGACGGGCGGCGCCATGCTGAAGCTGGCCAGGGACGCCATCAACAGCGGCTCCTGCGAAGTTGTACTGGTTTATGGATTCGATAAGTTCAAGGGAATGTTCGATGAACTGGGTGACCCCTGGCAGAATGTGCTGGGCATGAAGGCCAGCCCTGCAGCCTTTGCTACTGTGGCACAGAAATATATGAATGATTACGGCGCTACAGAAGAGGATTTCGCCAGGGTGGCGGTCAAGGCACATAAAAACGGTGCAAACAACCCCTACGCGCTCTTCAGAAACATAATAACCATAGAGGACGTGCTCAAATCTCCCATGGTTGCCTATCCGCTGCATCTGTATAATTTCTGCACACCGGATGATGGCGCCGCGGCGGCCATCGTTTGCAGCAAGAAGGCAGCTAAAAAATTCAACATCCGCAAGCCAATAACCATCGCTGCTACCGTTATGCAGACGGCACAATACCCTCCATCCGTGGTTGAGCCCAGCAATACCTACAGTGTTAACCTCAACAAAAAGGGCATCTCGGTGACCGAGCTTGCCGCTAAAAAAGCATATGAGATGGCGGGCCTCGGTCCGAAGGACATTGATGTGTGCGAGGTCCAGGATACCGAATCAGCGCATGAGCTGGTCCATATCGAGCAACTCGGTCTCTGCAAACAGGGAGAGGCCTATAAACTATTACGGGAAGGTGTTTGGGATATTACGGGCCGCCTACCGGTTAATCCCAGCGGAGGGATACAGTGCAAGGGCGAACCGCCGGGCGCCTCCGGCCTGGGGCAGGTATGCGAGATCGTATGGCAGATGAGGAAACAGGCCGGACCCAGGCAGATATCCCGGGACCCCAAAGTCGGCCTGTGCCAGGTATTCGGCTGGAATCATGTGGCCGCCGTGACAATACTGAAAAAATAGACCGGGCTGGAATATACAAAGAGGGGGGCGGCTGCCCCCCTCTTTCTTTACTTAAATCGGGCGAGGTTATTTCTTAGAACGCGCCACCGAGCGGGCCATACGGTCCAGTTTGAAAATAGTGGTGAACTCCATGTTCTTGCTGATCCACAGTCTTTTCATAATGATGGAATCGGTGATGGCGCCGCGGTAAGCCAAGCCGTCCGCCAGTACCTTAGGATCTTTGGCCACCACAACGAAATCGGGTTTGGTCAGTTTCTTCTCTTCCACCCTGATATCGCCATTATTGATGATGATGGCGAACTCACCGCCGGTGGTTTTAACCTTGATATCACGCTTCCATCCGGCGATGTCCTTGCGGGCGCGCTCGGTCTGGTTCATCATCTTGATCACGGACTTGATCTCTTTAAGCGCCTTATCATAGGCGGTTTTATCCGCTGCGGTGGGTTTTTTCAGGGTCGGTTCAACCGCACCCTCCCAGTTGATCTGAGATGCAAGCAGGCCCTTTCTGGCGACCTGGGCCCTGGTCAGCTCTTTGGTGGGAACGCAGAAGATATCGCTGATCTCACCGTTGCGCTCGTCCCTGAAAACGACCTTGACCTCGGTCCCCTTCTTGATGATACCGGGCGCAAGTATGCCGGTGGTGGTATAAACATTCACGCTGAGCGCGGTATCCGCACCCTGCAGCACCACGCGACCCCTGCCATAAGGCGCCATCTTGAGAAAGAGCGAGTTGGCGAAATAGGTGATGGGTGGGGTGCTGAGCATCTTGCCCACCTGCCCCACCTCTACGATCTTGGTGGGGGCAAAATTGCAATCCGGGCAATGCGTCTGGAAGGGAGGGCACCTGACCAGGCCGCATTTAGTGCATTTGCAGCCCAGAATTTTCTTATCGTCCCTGATGCCGAGGAAGAACTGCGAAAACTCGCCCTTGCTCCTCTGATAAAAGGTGTACATGGCGTCATTGACAATTAAATATTTTTGCTTGTCGATGGTCAGAACGTGCGAGCCTTTGTCCGGTATATACTCCGGAGCAATAACTTTCTCTTTTATCTTTGCCATTTCAATTATCTCCTTCCTCGCTTAATCATGTTCCAGGATGCAGACAGCCGTGTACTGGGCGATGGTGCTGCCCGTCCCGTGCACGAGCGCGGTCTTTTTCTTGCGCTTTATCAGCTCATTGCGCGCCGACCATGCAGACATGACGTTGCTTGCGCCCACGGCATGGCCGCAGTAAATCAGGCCGCCGCAGGGATTAACCAGATATTCTCCGCCCGGAAGCATCAGGCCGTCGTCGATGAGCGCATCGGCATTACCGCGCGGAACCAGATCGAACTCCGACATGGTGATCTCGAGCTGGTGTACGAAGGCATCGTGCAGCTCGACAATATCAATGGCCTTAAGGGGATTCTTGATGCCCGCCATTTTATATGCCCGATGCGAAGCAAGGTAGTCGGACATGATGCGCGGCATGACCTTCTGTTTTTTACCTGCGAAGGAGTGCTCATTGGCCTCACCCACGCCTGTTATCCAGATTACCGGCTTGCCCGTGTTCCTGGAGATCGCTTTGGCGGTGTCTTCCTCTGCCAGAATCAGGGCGGCAGCGCCTTCGGTATATACACAGATCTCCAGTTCTTTGAAGGGATAGACTATTAATCGTGAATTCATGACCTCCTCAGGCGTAACCTGGTCATGCTGGCGTTGGGCGTACTTGTTGTTTTTGGCGTACTGACTGAGCACGGACGATATCTTGGCCGTCACCTTGGGTTTAAGGTCTTTGGGGTGCTCATCCATATAGGCCAGCACAACCTCGGCATAGCTGTCCGCCGCCGTCCATCCGAGCTGCTGCTCGAAGAAGCTGTCGCCCGACCAGCCGATGGTCTTGATCACCTCGGGAGTGGCGGACATGGAGAGGAAATCGAAACAATCGGTGCATTTCTCCACACCCAGAACAAGGGCGGTCTTGAACCTGCCGGCCGCGAGATAGGCGTGCGCCGCTGAGATGGTATAGGCGCCTGTGGCGCCGCCCGTGCTGACGCGCATGCCGAATTTGTCCTGCATGCCGATAATACCCTGCAGCGGATGCTCGGGGATGCAGGTCCGTTCGAAGATATCATTATAGATAGCATAGAAAACGGCATCGACATCCTTAATAGGAATCTTGGCATCCTTAACCACCTCTCTGGTGGCCATCTGTGCAAGCTCGTAATAGGTCTTCTCGTTCCATTTGGCTTTGAAGGGGGTAACAGCCGCACCTACAATGCCAACCCTTTTGGACATGGTACTACCTCCTTATATATAAAGAATCGACATATTCTATATGAGTTTGATTGATTATTCAATTGAAAACGCCGGCCAACTTCTTCTCAATGCCCTCCGCCTCTTTTACCATCCTCTCGATCACCTCTTTGACCGTGGGCTCGTCCTTGACCAGGCCGGTGCACTGCCCTACCGGCAGCACACCCCTCTTAAGGTCGCCCTCTTCCGTAGCGCGCTGGAAGTTCTTGGAGGCGTTTGCCAGGAAGGCAAGCTGTCTGGCGTTCTTCCAGCCGGAGAGCGCCGCGCCTATCATGAGCTTGTAGAACGGCAGGTTGATCATCTTCGCGATGTCCTGTCCATTGACAAATGCAGCGGGCAGGTCAAGCCCTCTCTGCTCTACCCGTTTGGCGGTATCGGTCTTGAGCACACGGCAATACAGTCCATCGAAACGCTTCGAGTACAAAGTGTCGGTGACATCCTTGGTACGGGACAGGTCTTTGTAGTTCTGGTGCAGTGGGCTTTCCCTGGTCGTCATGAATCTTGTACCCATGGCCACCCCTTCCGCGCCCAGTGCCAGCGCAGCCGCCAAACCGCGGCCGTCCGCGATTCCACCGGCGGCGACGACCGGTATGGTGAGGACATTAACCAGGCTGGGAATAAGGCAGAAAGTGGTCACGAATTCGCCGTGGGCTGCGGCTTCGTTGCCCGTGGCGATAACGGCGTCGCATCCATATTCCTCGGCCCGCTTGGCATGACGGGAGCTTACCACGGTGGCAATGACCTTGCCGCCGTATTTATGCGCCTCCTTTACCAGCCAGTCTCCCTTGCCCAGGGCGAAATTGATCACCGGCACCTGCTCCTCCAGCAGAACCTTTGCGGATTCCGCAGCACCAGGGAACATCAGGGCCGAATTGGCCCCGAAGGGCTTGTCCGTAAGCTTGCGGATCTTCTTAACGGCCTCACGCACCGCATCTTTGTCCAGGGGGCCTGTGGCGAGTATGCCCATACCTCCAGCGTTGGAAACGGCGGCCACCATCTCGGGAGTACTGATCCAGCTCATACCTGACAGAAAGATAGGGTACTGGATCCCCAACATCTCCGTAATTCTTGTTTTCATGGTGCTCCTCCTGATAGTTAATTAATCTGTATATTGTAACAATCTCTTACTTTTTAAGCAGGCTGCTAATCCCGCCGAGCATGAACGATATGGATCTCTGAGCTATAGTATCGATATCCTCCGGTGGATTCTGCCACAGGAAGTAGTAGCAGGCTATTCTTTCGTATATCCCAAGTATGCATACACCAACCATCTCGGGGATTAAGTCGTCAACGGGATCTATCCCCTGTTCCCTGCTTGCTTGAAGAAACGCCTCCTTGATATCATCCGTAAGCTTGAAGAACAGTTGCCTCCTCTGTTCTTCCACTTCCACGCTTTGGCCGACAGATTCCCTGAAAAAAATTGCGATCCACTCCGGGTGACTCCCGCAAAAATTTTTTAAGAAGGCAAACGAGATATTCTTAAATCTGTCAAAGGAAAATCCGGTCCTTTTAAACTCATCGGCGAGCAGTTTCCTCAATTGATGCCCAATTTCCTGCATCAATATGATGAGCAAATCTTCCTTGTTCTTAAAATAGAAATATACGGCGCCCGTGGAAACCTCGGCCAGATCAGCTATCTCCTCAATGCTTGTCTGATGGTACCCCTTTTGCGCAAACAGAGTCTCGGCAGCCTTGAGAATGGTATTATACTTTTGTTCCTTTTCTCTCAGTCGCCGCAATGCACTGCGTGAAGGTATAGTTACTTGATCGCTTGATTGTGCCATAGACAGCCCCGTTACTTTAAAAACCCTCAATCCGCGAAACGATCTCAAGCATGACCTCATCCGCGCCGCCGCCGATGGACATGACCCGGACATCCCGGAAATAGCGCGAGATGAGCGTCTCGTTCATTAACCCCATCCCTCCGAACATCTGCAGGCACCCGGTGGCAACTTCAGATATCAGCTGCCCTGCCAGCAGTTTGCCCATGGAAACTTCCCGCGTAGCGTCCCGGTCTTCCATCTTCAACCGGACGATGTGGTAGGTCAGTTGTCTCAGGGCTTCATTCCTGGTAATCCAGTCCGCCAGTCTGTGCCTCAAGACCTGCTTGGTGATGAGGGGTTTACCGAACACTATGCGCTGGCGAATATAGTCCACCGTCAGGGCGATCATATCCTGTACGGCCGAACAGGTCCCGGGCAATACGGCGAACCTCTCATGCTGGAACTGCTTCATCTGGATGATGAAACCCTCCCTGTCGTCGCCGATCAGGTTTTCCGCAGGCACTTTAACATCATCGAAAAAGAGCTCTGCCGTATCACTGCTCCACAGCCCGATTTTATCCAGTTTCTTGCTGACCTGAAAACCTTTGAGATTGGTAGGGACCACGAAGAGCCCGAATTGATGATACCCTTCTCCCTCATCAGTTCTGGCAAGCAGGGTGAGGAAATCAGCCTGCACACCGTTGGTGATGAAGGTCTTCGATCCGTTCAGGAGATAGTAGTCGCCTTTCTTCACCGCTTTGCTCTTCATGGCCCGGACATCGGAGCCTGCATCCGGCTCGGTCACGGCAATGGCGCAGACCATGTCACCGGCGATGGCAGGCCTGAGGTAGGTCTCCTTGAGGTACTCGCTCCCAGTGGCTGCGATTGCCGGTGTGGCCATGTTCGTCTGGACTGCGATAGCCGTGGAAACACCCATGCCCTTGATATGCCCGATCTCTTCCAGCATGACCGTCTCAAACCAGTAATCCAGTCCCCCTCCCCCATATTTAGGATCGTAGCGAATGCCCAGGAAACCCAGGTCGCCCATCTTCTTGAAAAGCTCGTGAAGGGGTGCTGTCGTCTTTTCCCACTCATTCATGTGGGGATTGATCTCCTTATCGACAAACTTCTTTATCGATGCCCTGAAAGCATCATGCGTCTCGTTGAAATACATGGATCATTCTCCTTATCCAGACGGTATTTGGTGTGCTGAATTTATCTGAGCGCCTTTTTATCCACTTTACCCACAGCGGTAAGAGGTAACGCCTCCATAAATACAATCATTTTGGGGACCTTGTAGGGCGCCAGGTCTTCCTTGCAATACTCGAGTATGTCCTTTTTAACTTGTTCCTGATCTTTGGCCTGCGCATATTTGGTGAGCTGGATAACCGCTTTCACGATCTGGCTGTCGGGACGGTCCGGGTTGACTATCCCCACGATCGCGCACGACTCGACTGCCGGATGCGCGCTGAGCACTTCCTCCACTTCGCGTGAGAACACTTTATATCCGCCTACGATCAGCATGTCCTTTGTCCTGTCTGCAATATAGAAGTACCCGTCCTCATCCATCCTCGCCACATCGCCGGTATAGAGCCATTTAGCGCCCTGGAATTCTCTCAGGGTATTGTCCGTCTCTTCCGGCTTGTTGTGATACCCTTTCATCACCTGGGGTCCGAGAACGATGATCTCGCCGACTTCACCCAGGGCGACCTCTTTCTTTCCGGTTTCAACATCGACCAGCTTGACATGGGTGCTCTGGAGAGGTACTCCAACCGAGAGTATCTTCTTCTTCCCCTTTAAAGGATTCATCGTGATGATCGGGCTGGCCTCGGTCATTCCGTAGAGCTCAACCACCTTGCCCTGGCCCACGATAGCTTCGAGGGCGTTGATGGCCTCCTTGGAAAACGGCGATGCGCCGGAAATGCAGGCCTTACAGGAAGAGAAATCGATCTTGGAAAATGCCGGGTCGTCTATCAGCATCTGGTAGAGAGACGGGACCATGAGCATCATCATCGGAGGGTGCTCCGAGATCTCTTTACATATATTCTTGGTGTTCCTGGGATCCGGGATCAGGCACTGGGTGAAGGCCAGCGACATGGAGACCATGCCGAAATAGAGTCCCGCCATGTGGAAGAAGGGGAAGCCCGAGCAGACGGTGCCGCCGTTCATTTGGAGATCGAGCCACTGTTTTCCCTGTGTGAGATTGGAAACCATATTCCGATGGGTGAGGACCGCGCCCTTGGGAGTGCCCGTAGTGCCGCCGGTATACTGTATCAGGCAGGTATCATCGAGCTTGACGGACGGCCTGGGAATATCGGGCAGACTATTCGCGATAAGATCTTTGAAAGACACTACCTCTTTTCCCGCGATCGGCTCCACTTTTCCGGAGGGAATCTTCTTCAATAATTTGCCCAGGATGGCCTTGACCGGGGGGAGATAGTCCGCGATGTTAGTTGTTATGATGCAGGTTACTTTGGGTATATCGTTTTTTATCTTCTGCACGCGGTTTTCATAGATCGCATCCAGCGTTACCAGCACTTTGGCGCCTGCATCATTCAATTGGTAGGCCATCTCCTTGGGAGTGAGAAGGGGAGAGACGCCTGTGACCACGCACCCTGCACGCAGGGCCCCCGCCAGGGCGATGAGATACTGAGGAAGGTTGGGGAGATTGATTCCCACCACATCACCCGGGTTGCATCCCTGTTTGCGGAGATATGACGCAAACCTCATCGAGAGCCGGTCAAGCTCTTTATATGTGAATTTAACCCCGAGAAAATGGAAGGCCACCACCTCCGGCCGGAATTTCAGTCCCCTCTCCAGCATATCCACGTATGTCTCATCCACTGCTTTTATCTCCGCGCTTAACGGCGGATCGTACCACTTGCCCCAGGGTTTTTCATCGTATACTGTCATCTAACAACCTCCTTTCCTGCCGGGCGGCTTCTTGCCCTCCGGCAATATTTTATCCGCGATGAGTGTAAACAATCATGGAACAATAGACTGCGGCGCCTCGATAATCCTGGCGCGCAGGTACTCGCCCAGTGTCTTGGCCTGGGGGTCGCTTCTCAACGAAGCGGCTACACCCTCGCCCAGGACGCCCCTGATGTAGAAGTTGACTGCGAGAAGATTGGGAAACTCGTAACGTTCTATCTCATATTCGCTCATATCCCTGAGCAGCTCTTTCAGTTTTTTAACGGTGAGGAAATCCCTGAGAAAGGCATATGCTTCAGGCGTTTTTCCCCAGACACCGAGATTTGCATTGCCGCCCTTGTCCCCAGAACGGGTCGCATAGATACGGCCGAAGGGTATCTTCACCTTCTTACCCGTCGGCACAGGCGCTACCACTTCTTTCTGCACTGGAAGAGGCTTCGCCGCAGCGCCGGACGGAGTAAAACCGACAGAAAATTCGTCGCCGTTGATCATAATTTTCTGGGTGACCTGGCTCTGTGGAATGAGCGCCGGCCAGTGGATAATCGCCATAGTCCCTTTGGCAGGGGGGGCCGTTAAGGTGAAGCCCGGGACGTTTGCCAGCGCGAGCGCGATGACTGCCGAAGAAAACCGGTCGACCTTCTTCTGGTCGCGGTCCATGACGGATATCCGCAGATAGGCAAAGGCCTCTTCATTTATCTCGGGATTGTCCCTGTTAGACCGGGCGAGCTGCACATCTTCGAGGGCGTACTGCCCTCTGCCACCCAGGCTGTCGAAGACTGCATCCTCGACTATTTTGGCTTTCTTTTCGATGTCCAGACCGGTCAGTACAACGGTCGTGGAATTCCTGTACCCGCCCAGGCAATTGATGCACACCTTGGTGGTGTCCGGGGGCGGCGAGCCCAGCACATCGGATATGCGGACGCGGTCGGGCCCCTGCTGGGACATCTTGATGGTATCGAAGCGGGCCGAAACATCGGGAGTTAAATAGCTGGGGTCCTTGACCTCATACAGGAGCTGCGCCTTCACGGTGTCAACGGAAACGAGACCTCCCGTGCCCGGGTGCTTGGTGATGATCGAAGAACCGTCATCAAATATCTCGGCTATGGGATAACCCACCTTGAGGAATGACGGCACCTCGTCGAAGAAGGAATAGTTCCCGCCCGTGGCCTGGGCCGCGCACTCAACGATGTGCCCTGCCACCGCTGAGCCGGCGAGCTTGTCCCAGTCATCGCGCTTCCACCCGAACCACCAGGCCGCAGGACCCATAACCAGCGAAGCGTCGGCGACGCGGCCGCTGACCACGATATCGGCGCCTCTTTCAAGGGCCTCGGCGATACCCCAGCCTCCGAGATAGGCATTCGCGGTGATGGGGACCAGGCCCCCGTCTTTGAGTGAGATACCTTTATCAAGGTGAACGAGGGACTCACCTGCCTGCTGGAGTTCACCGATCCGCGCCATCAGATCATCACCCTCGATACAAGCGATCTTAGGATGGAGGCCCAGCTTCTCCGCTATCTTGCGGAGCTCCACTGCCAGCCCGCGGGGATTCAATCCGCCGGCGTTCGACACGACCTTGATCTTTTTATCCAGGCATTCTCCCATAATCTCTTCCATCTGTTTGAGGAAGGTGGGAGTATATCCAGCCTCGGGGTTCTTCATTTTCAGACGGAAGAGCAGAGCCATGGTCAGCTCCGCCAGGTAATCGCCTGTAAGGACATCGATGGGCCCCCCGCGCACCATCTCCGCTGCGGCGGACAGCCGGTCACCGAAAAAACCGCTGCAGTTGGCAATAATGATCCTGTCCTTACCCTTTCTATTTTCAGAGCTCATGGCAGTTCTCCTTCCTTCACGTGTATATATTTGTTATAGGTGGGATTAACACTATTTTCCCGTGAATTTGGGCGGACGCTTCTCGATAAAGGCGGTAATCCCCTCTTTGGCGTCCTCCGTGCCGGCGATGTCCTTGATCCTCTCCGCCAGATATTGCAGAGCCTCCTTCAACGGCATATTGGCTGCGGCGTAGAAAGCCTGTTTTCCCATCTTCATGCCGATAGGGCTCTTGGATGTGAGGATCTCGAGCACTTTTTTTACCTCCGCATCCAGTTCCGCCGCGGGGACCACCCTGGTGATCAGCCCCATGGCCAGCGCCTCCTGCGCGGTCATCCTTTCTCCCAACAATATCATCTCCATGGCCTTTTTCTGAAGCACGTTGCGGAAGATGAGAGCGCCGATCATCATGGGCCACAGGCCGACGTTCACCTCCGGTGTGCCGAATTTGGAATCGTCGCTGGCGATGACGATATCGCAGGCCAGCATGAATCCCATGCCGCCCGCCAGGCAGAATCCCTTGATGCGGGCAACGGTAGGCTTGGGGAAGCTGACGATGCGGTTGAGCAGGTCCGCATAGCTGGCGAAAATATCCAATCCGCCCGTATTGACTCCGGCGCTGAGCTGCGCCCCGGTGCAGAAGGCCTTATCGCCCGCGCCGGTGACCAGCAGCGCATGAACATTAATGTCCTTTTCCGCTTCATCCAGATATTGATGAAACAGAGCCAGGGCTTCCGGCGTGATAGCGTTTCTCTGCTGCTCCCTGTTGATAGTGATATATCCCACGCCGTCTTCGACACGATAAAGCAGATGTTTGTCGTCCATTTATTCCCTCCTTGTATAATGAAACTGTGATTACGTGCAGGGCTGTGATTATTCCCGTGGTAAGGCCGCTGCGTCCCTATCTATATCAATCAGAATCTGGCCGGGCATCACCTTGTCTCCCTCGGCCACATTGATCTTTTTCACCCTCCCGTCAGCCGGAGCAACCAGTGTTGACTCCATTTTCATCGAAGATACGACGATCACACTGTCGCCCTTTTTCACCTCATCCCCCTCTGAGACAAGTATTCTGACCACCACGGCGGGCATGGGCGGAGTGACCTCCTGCGGCATGACCTGGTCCCTCTTCTTTCCCCTGGAACGGTTTTCGACGGCATCGGCGTCAGCGATGTAATAGGGTGTACCCCTGATCACCACCATCTTTGAATTCCCGTCTCCTGCAATGAACACATTCAGCGGACGGCCGTCTATGGTAAGATGCTGGTGGTATTCGGAGACCATAGTGTACTCGATTTCGAACGTGCGGCCGGCATGGGAAAGGACCATACTGCCATCCTTCTTTTTTTCGGCCTGCAGTGCGATGACTTCCTCGTCAATTTTAAGCCTGTAGTCCATCTCTAAATCTCAATCTCAATCTTAATCTCAGTCTTAATCTGAATCTTAATCTCAATCTGAATATTCACCGCCCCCATGCCCCCAGCGTCTGCCAGGGCGACAGTTCGGTGCTTTCCATTCCCACCGCAGGTTTAGGCTTTACGGTACGGGTCAGCTCGTCGATGATGAATGCAGCGCAGGCGGCATCGGCCTCGCGGCGGTCGGGCTTCCACCCGCAGAAATAGGTATCGATAAAATCGGTGTATGTATCCCCTTTGGCGAAGGCTTCGGACTTAAGCACATCGATGAGGAAAGGCACGGGAGTCTTCACTCCCAGGATGACGTAGTTTTCCAATGCCTGTATCATGCGCTTAATAGCCTGGCCCCTGTCTTCGGCATAGACGATTAATTTGGACAGGATCGGGTCGTACTCCACCGGCACCTGAAATCCCGAGTAAATGCCGCAGTCGTTGCGTATGCCGGGCCCCGACGGCTCCTCCATGCAGATGATCCTGCCGGGGGATGGATAGAATCCCTTCTCAGGATCCTCCGCATAGATGCGGCATTCGATGGAATGTCCCCGGCTGCGCACGTCTTTCTGTGTGATGGGCAAAGGATTGCCGTCGGCCACTTCAAGCTGGATACGCACGATGTCCAGGCTCGTGATCATTTCGGTGACGGGATGTTCCACCTGAAGGCGTGTGTTGACCTCCAGGAAATAGAAATTTCCCTGCTGGTCAACCAGAAATTCGACCGTTCCGGCGTTTACGTATCCTGAAGCCTTTGCCACGGTTACGGCGGCTTTACCCATACGCTCCCTCAGTTCGGGCGTCATGATCGTCGAAGGCGTCTCTTCGATGATCTTCTGATGGCGCCTCTGGATTGAGCATTCACGTTCGAAGAGGTGGATAACGTTGCCCCGGCTGTCGGCGATGATCTGGAACTCCACATGCCTTGGCCGGGAAAGGTACTTCTCCAGGTAGATGGAGCCGTCCCCGAAGGCTCTCTTTGCCTCGCTGGTCGCTGAAGCGCATGCCTCCTGAAAATCTTTGGGCGATGTTACTACTCGCATCCCCTTGCCGCCGCCCCCGGCAGCCGCTTTGATAAGCACGGGATAACCGATCTTCTCAGCATCGCCGGCGAGTACACGGGTGTCCGATTCAGGCTTGTTCATGCCGGGTATGACGGGGACGCCGCTCCCCATGACGGTGCGTCGTGCAACCGTTTTATCCCCCAGTTCACGTATGACTTTGGAGGGAGGGCCGATGAAGACTATGCCCTCACTTTCGCAACGCTCGGCGAAGAGAGGGTTTTCAGCCAGAAAGCCGTAGCCGGGATGGATAGCCTCGGCCCCGGTCTGTCTGGCTGCGGAGATGACCTTATCTATATTCAAATAGCTTTCCGAGGGGTCCGAACCACCCAGGAAAACGGCTTGATCGGCCTTTAAAACATGAATAGCCTTTCGGTCCGCCTCCGAATACACCGCCACCGTGGCTATACCCATCTCATGGCAGGTGTACATGACGCGGCGGGCGATCTCGCCGCGGTTTGCCACCAGAACTTTTCGGAAAATAGCTGAAATCCTCCCTGGAATAAGCTGATCACATACGGAATATGCCATATCCGAATACATCATCCGGTATGGGCGCATTTAGAGAGGCCGAGATAGCCAGCCCCAGAACATCCCGCGTATCCACGGGATCGACGATGCCGTCGTCCCACAGTTGCGAGGTACTGTACAGCGCGTTGCTCTCTTTTTTTGTTGCCTCGATGATAGGTTTGCAGATATCGTCCGCCTCCTCCGGGGTCAGGGGAGGTTTACCCTCCCTGGCCAGCTGGTCGTTGCGAAGCGTC
This genomic window from Dehalococcoidia bacterium contains:
- a CDS encoding acyclic terpene utilization AtuA family protein translates to MSSENRKGKDRIIIANCSGFFGDRLSAAAEMVRGGPIDVLTGDYLAELTMALLFRLKMKNPEAGYTPTFLKQMEEIMGECLDKKIKVVSNAGGLNPRGLAVELRKIAEKLGLHPKIACIEGDDLMARIGELQQAGESLVHLDKGISLKDGGLVPITANAYLGGWGIAEALERGADIVVSGRVADASLVMGPAAWWFGWKRDDWDKLAGSAVAGHIVECAAQATGGNYSFFDEVPSFLKVGYPIAEIFDDGSSIITKHPGTGGLVSVDTVKAQLLYEVKDPSYLTPDVSARFDTIKMSQQGPDRVRISDVLGSPPPDTTKVCINCLGGYRNSTTVVLTGLDIEKKAKIVEDAVFDSLGGRGQYALEDVQLARSNRDNPEINEEAFAYLRISVMDRDQKKVDRFSSAVIALALANVPGFTLTAPPAKGTMAIIHWPALIPQSQVTQKIMINGDEFSVGFTPSGAAAKPLPVQKEVVAPVPTGKKVKIPFGRIYATRSGDKGGNANLGVWGKTPEAYAFLRDFLTVKKLKELLRDMSEYEIERYEFPNLLAVNFYIRGVLGEGVAASLRSDPQAKTLGEYLRARIIEAPQSIVP
- a CDS encoding acetyl-CoA carboxylase biotin carboxyl carrier protein subunit → MDYRLKIDEEVIALQAEKKKDGSMVLSHAGRTFEIEYTMVSEYHQHLTIDGRPLNVFIAGDGNSKMVVIRGTPYYIADADAVENRSRGKKRDQVMPQEVTPPMPAVVVRILVSEGDEVKKGDSVIVVSSMKMESTLVAPADGRVKKINVAEGDKVMPGQILIDIDRDAAALPRE
- a CDS encoding enoyl-CoA hydratase-related protein produces the protein MDDKHLLYRVEDGVGYITINREQQRNAITPEALALFHQYLDEAEKDINVHALLVTGAGDKAFCTGAQLSAGVNTGGLDIFASYADLLNRIVSFPKPTVARIKGFCLAGGMGFMLACDIVIASDDSKFGTPEVNVGLWPMMIGALIFRNVLQKKAMEMILLGERMTAQEALAMGLITRVVPAAELDAEVKKVLEILTSKSPIGMKMGKQAFYAAANMPLKEALQYLAERIKDIAGTEDAKEGITAFIEKRPPKFTGK
- a CDS encoding acetyl-CoA carboxylase biotin carboxylase subunit, with translation MAYSVCDQLIPGRISAIFRKVLVANRGEIARRVMYTCHEMGIATVAVYSEADRKAIHVLKADQAVFLGGSDPSESYLNIDKVISAARQTGAEAIHPGYGFLAENPLFAERCESEGIVFIGPPSKVIRELGDKTVARRTVMGSGVPVIPGMNKPESDTRVLAGDAEKIGYPVLIKAAAGGGGKGMRVVTSPKDFQEACASATSEAKRAFGDGSIYLEKYLSRPRHVEFQIIADSRGNVIHLFERECSIQRRHQKIIEETPSTIMTPELRERMGKAAVTVAKASGYVNAGTVEFLVDQQGNFYFLEVNTRLQVEHPVTEMITSLDIVRIQLEVADGNPLPITQKDVRSRGHSIECRIYAEDPEKGFYPSPGRIICMEEPSGPGIRNDCGIYSGFQVPVEYDPILSKLIVYAEDRGQAIKRMIQALENYVILGVKTPVPFLIDVLKSEAFAKGDTYTDFIDTYFCGWKPDRREADAACAAFIIDELTRTVKPKPAVGMESTELSPWQTLGAWGR
- a CDS encoding AMP-binding protein, whose amino-acid sequence is MTVYDEKPWGKWYDPPLSAEIKAVDETYVDMLERGLKFRPEVVAFHFLGVKFTYKELDRLSMRFASYLRKQGCNPGDVVGINLPNLPQYLIALAGALRAGCVVTGVSPLLTPKEMAYQLNDAGAKVLVTLDAIYENRVQKIKNDIPKVTCIITTNIADYLPPVKAILGKLLKKIPSGKVEPIAGKEVVSFKDLIANSLPDIPRPSVKLDDTCLIQYTGGTTGTPKGAVLTHRNMVSNLTQGKQWLDLQMNGGTVCSGFPFFHMAGLYFGMVSMSLAFTQCLIPDPRNTKNICKEISEHPPMMMLMVPSLYQMLIDDPAFSKIDFSSCKACISGASPFSKEAINALEAIVGQGKVVELYGMTEASPIITMNPLKGKKKILSVGVPLQSTHVKLVDVETGKKEVALGEVGEIIVLGPQVMKGYHNKPEETDNTLREFQGAKWLYTGDVARMDEDGYFYIADRTKDMLIVGGYKVFSREVEEVLSAHPAVESCAIVGIVNPDRPDSQIVKAVIQLTKYAQAKDQEQVKKDILEYCKEDLAPYKVPKMIVFMEALPLTAVGKVDKKALR